ACCAAAGGTGGCATTCGTGTTCACCCTGATATGCTAGCAGTAGAAGCCCTGAATCTGATGCAGTCACGCCATATTACTGCCGTTTTGGTGGCCGAAGGAAATCGATTAGTGGGCGTAATCCATATGCATGATATGCTGCGCGCCGGCGTGGTTTAAGGCAGAATAGCTGGTTTGCACTATTTAAGTGAAAAACGAAAAGAGCATAAACATGATTAACACCTGCTACGGCGCGGTAAGCAAAGATATTTTTCAACGGGCGGCCCAAATTCGACTGTTGATCTGTGATGTGGATGGCGTCATGTCCGATGGCCTGATTTATATGGGGAATCAGGGAGAAGAGCTAAAAGCCTTTAACGTACGAGATGGTTATGGTATCCGTTGCCTGATTACCTCCGGCATTGATGTCGCCATTATCACCGGACGTAGCGCTAAACTGGTTGAGAATCGTGCCAAGACGCTGGGAATTACCCATCTATATCAAGGACAATCTGATAAACTGGTGGCCTTTGAGAAAATACTTAAAGAGGTCTCTCTGATGCCAGAACACGTGGCTTATATCGGTGACGATCTGATCGATTGGCCAGTGATGCAAAGAGTCGGTTTGGCGGTAGCAGTGGCTGACGCACACCCACTGCTTCTACCAAAAGCACACTATGTAACGCAAATTGCGGGTGGTCGTGGTGCTGTACGCGAGTTATGTGATTTAATTCTACAAGCGCAAGATAAACTCGAAGGGGCACAAGGGTTATCCATATGAATATAAGCAAGACAAAGCTAAGCCTGACGATTGTACTAACGCTAATCGCTTTAGGTCTTATTGGCTGGAATCTGGCTGATTTTGATGATAATAAAACCATCGTGCCACCGGATGATAACGACCCCACCTATCAGAGCCAACAAATGGCTACGATAGTGTACAATCCGGAAGGTCAGTTAAATTACAAATTAACGGCGGAAGACGTAAAATATTATGCCTCTCCGGAAGATACCTGGTTCACTAAGCCTGTTATGATCATGTATGACAAGGAACAAGTGGCGACCTGGTCGGTGCGCTCCGAACGCGCCAAATTAACCAAAGATCGTATGCTTTATCTTTATGATAAT
Above is a window of Limnobaculum parvum DNA encoding:
- the lptC gene encoding LPS export ABC transporter periplasmic protein LptC, which produces MSKTKLSLTIVLTLIALGLIGWNLADFDDNKTIVPPDDNDPTYQSQQMATIVYNPEGQLNYKLTAEDVKYYASPEDTWFTKPVMIMYDKEQVATWSVRSERAKLTKDRMLYLYDNVEVNSLTTASQLERIKTNSADVNLVTQDISSDDHVTLYGANFTSEGMKMRGNLRSRTAQLIEKVKTYYEVQPKAGN
- the kdsC gene encoding 3-deoxy-manno-octulosonate-8-phosphatase KdsC, with the translated sequence MINTCYGAVSKDIFQRAAQIRLLICDVDGVMSDGLIYMGNQGEELKAFNVRDGYGIRCLITSGIDVAIITGRSAKLVENRAKTLGITHLYQGQSDKLVAFEKILKEVSLMPEHVAYIGDDLIDWPVMQRVGLAVAVADAHPLLLPKAHYVTQIAGGRGAVRELCDLILQAQDKLEGAQGLSI